Genomic segment of Oncorhynchus nerka isolate Pitt River linkage group LG10, Oner_Uvic_2.0, whole genome shotgun sequence:
ACACGCTGCATTaagaggagggatgaagggatgaggCACACTCAAACTCTGAACCCCCCCAGACTGCAATAAACGTACAGGTTCTGCTCAGGCACATTCTCAGCTAGGATAGTGTCTGTAGGCTCCACTGTCAAGCATGAGACTGGCTGGAGAGAAGAGATGAAATCTTAAGGCTCAACACAGCAGGTGTGCCTTGACCAGACTGTATCTCAGTAATCTTTCGACCATGTTTTATTGATATGGCATGATGACAGAGGACATGGCTTGGAACCACATTTACAAAGAAGTGTTTTAATCTTATCCAACACTACACAGTTGACCAAAGCCTATGCAGATGAGGTTTTGCTTCCCAGGAAGATAGGATTAATGGTTGCCTTCTGCCCCCTGGTGGTAAAATCTGCTTAATTCACAGTTGGCCTTCTCACTAATAATGTATTGTCTGTCTTCTTTATTAATTTGACACTGGAATTGTTAATTAtcctgtatttttatttattttttatgcaAGTATCAAGGTATATCCAATGCATTACATTTGGATTTTGTCGGCCATAGCCCTTTAAACTCCATCCAGTCTGAATGTTGCAATTATTATGTTTTAATCTCTGGAGGGAATTACAAACCACTGTTCAGTTACAGGCCTATATGTCATTCATATTGCGTGGCTTATCCATGAAAAGGTGGGGTAAAGGTGCATAGTCATTGACATTTGGTACTTGGGATAGTCCAAAATAGAAATATGGGGTATGGGAGTCTGCAACAATGAATTATATAACAGTTATTAACATGTGTTTTTATCTATACGAATTTTGTAGGATACACTGTACAATGAAATGCACAAAGTATTTAACTTGGTATGTAACGACGTGTTAGAATGTACCAAGTGACAAGGCCTAAAACCGGATTTGGACTGTGCAACTACCTTGCCTACACGGGTATAGGACTGTACATCTGAAGGAGGGTGAATGCTTTGTATCCTCAAAATGCTTACTTATTTTTCACCAGCCTGTAATCTTTTGTCATCGATAATTGCATATTAGTGTGAAGCATTTGCGTGAATATTCTAACCTGCGTTATTTTAATGAGTAGTTCAGTAATTGGTGCAATACCATGCAAATTCGGTCAGAGAGAACAATAGCGTCACCCGGTATTTAAACTGCAGATAAGAAAGACCAAATAACCCCATCTAAAATCGAACCAGTCTTATCTAGACGGACATAGGAGGACTATGGCAACATTAACAAGCCAGGACTCAACCGCTCAAGCGCGGGTTTATTTCCAAACGCCTCCCGGTACCGAGGACACAGAAGTCGTCCAGAAGCAAGGGCGGGTAACCGTGAAATACGATAGAAAAGAGCTGAGGAAGCGACTCAATTTGGAGGAGTGGATAATTGAGCAGTTAACGGATTTATATGACTGTGAGGTAAGCAATGACACATTCTATGATTCATTGTGTACTCCATgacagattttttgttgttgtacaacATTCAATGATCTCTACTTTGATTGGGGTTTATGTATGCTATATAATTGCAGTAATATTAAAACCTAGGGCAATACAATAATTCAATAATATAACAAATATGAGTAGGAATTACAGACAAAATGTAGGGTGTGGCCACATCATTGAAATACTGTACTGAACAATTGAAGAGATGAGGTATCTGCCCAATTAGTGATGGACAGAATGTGCTGTTCCAATAAAAGGTGTGCATCATTCATTCATTGATAAGTAGGCCTTGGCACAGAGCACTATGGCCACCGTACCTGCAAAGCTGTTACAGTACAGCCTCTACTCTGTAGGATTATGGTACATGCCCACTTTAACATTACATAATGGTAATGCCTGGTTGTCTTTAACAAAGGAAATATACATGACTATGGATAGATATCCCACCCCCCTCTGCTGATCCACGGAAATGCAGGAGGCACATACTGTGTGACATGTTTGTGATGTGTTCAACCTGAGCAAGTATGACTTAATCCCTTTCATTTAAAGACCCCTGTAAAcaactgttttttttttggggggggtgtggGGGGCAACACCCCTCAGAACACTGGAGAGATATAGGTGTTttgacatggttaatgtgtgaACTATTCACATAAAAAGGTCGCAGTAGCCCCTATACATCAGATAAGTTAGTGGGAACCAAGTGGTCAACATTGTAGACTGAGTAGTAACATAGAGCACCTGCGCATGACACATTATTGCTCTTGTAATGAACTTGACCATTACCTATGTCAAATGGTCCTCAAAGAGACCATCTGGGCAGGTAAAGAGCTAATTGGACTAATCATGACCCTGGCAGGAGCAGTGGGTGGCATATGGTGGGAGATATTGTAATTTATCAGCCTTTGATTTAGGCAGCAGACTCTGGGCCTCAGGGTTGTGCCAGAGTATGGGGTCTTGCAACTACTCCTTGACCTCGTGAATAAGCTCCTAGATAGATTATAGTTAGTTAAACATCAATACAATGAACTGGAAACCAGATTTTATTTCTATAGTGATGGCTTCTCCTACTGTCATGTTCAATTGAGTAGACAGCAAGGCAGTGGTCAGGAAGTCACTGCATTGTTTTCAGTACACACCACATAGGGAGGTTCAGCACATCCTGTTGTGTTAAGCAGAGGGGGGAAGCCAGGGACATTGGGGACCTGTGGAGGATGGTCAGGGGTGAGACTGTGGTGCAGGAATATTTAGTTTGATCCTAAGCCTGTCTGATCTAATCACCACTGttttttcctccctctctgttgttttcaccatcactctctccctttgCCTCTTGCAGGAGGAGGAGATTCCAGAGTTGGAGATTGATGTGGATGAGCTGTTGGATATGCCCACTGATGGAGACCGGGCCTCCAGGGTCAAGGTGACCATTAAACCTTAATCATTGCTGACTACACTGTTATTGTCCTTTTCTATTGAGCGATTGAATCCGAGCTTGAGGCTGATCGCAATTCTCCCATTGATATCGTTACATGATTTACACAGAAGTTACCCACTTGGATCTGAAGTTAGGATCTGGCCTTGAATGGGGTTCATTTCCTCTTTCACTTCCTATTGTTTTGCAGGTTTTGCTGGTTGACTGTTACAAACCTACAGATGTAAGTTCGAAATTCTATCGGATTATTCTCTGCTACTGTTCAGCTTTTGTATAAGCCCGGCATTGGGTCAACTGATCCACTGAAACAATAACTGTCTGAAATCAACTTCCCATACATCGTTTTGACCAAGTTTCTAGAAACACAATGTAATACAGTAACTTGTGTGCAATACAGTAACATGCATAATAACAATTGTTCAGTGTCTCACAAAATGTCCCATTGTTCATTTACTGCAGGCCTTTGTCATGGCTCTCCTAGAGAAGGTTAGTGGTCTGCAGAAACTCAGCACTCCGCCCAAAAAGAATGAAAAATCTCCCCCTTAGCCTCAGAACGACCGCAACCTTTTACAACTCAGTTCTACACAGGGACACCCAGCTAGAATCCCTCAGCACCTAGAATCCCTCGGAGTCGGCAGGATTGATAGAGGGAAGAAGATCGACCAATCACTTACTGTCTCTTTCTTTGTTTAAACAACTTCTTGTCGATATATAATCATGTTATACATTAACAGTAGTAAGTGAGTGTGATAAGTGTGAGTGTGATAACATAATAATAAAGTATAGCATTGATAAACTGATTTGTTGACACGGAGGAAGAACATGCTAACGTTTAACTTGAGCTATACAAGTCACAAGCAGAGCATGACAAGTACACACACCTAATAATGATAGCTTATAGTGAATCATAACAAGATGCAACATTATACAGTCTAACAAATCTAACTTGTTGATTAATCAACTTACATTACTGTATGTATAATGACAGCTTGAAATAGTGAACTGTCACTGGTTGGTATTAGCTCGAACCATGTCATTTTTACAATGCCATTTTAACGACGAGATTTATAGATCAAGCAGTGTTACCGAGAATGGTTTATGTGGGATACGGTAGTTAAGTCTGTGTAATGATTTCAAGCCGAGCACTCTCAACTGTCAAATAGTTTTTTTTTGAGAGGTAGCACAAAGGGCTATTTAACATTTTACACTGGACTAATTGGAGTGTGATCATTATACTTTGTGTTATACGTTTGACATGCGCAAGTGTGGACAGTATTCAAATACAAACACCAGCATGTCACACATGGGTTCCTGTAATGACATCAGTAGCCTACGGGTTTTCATGGCGCAAATACTGTCATTTCATTTGAAGAGTAGAGCATGACTGActctataaaacacaggaaaacatGGGCAAATAATGGTTAGGCCCCATTGAAATTCATTACATGAACGACCACAACAGTAAATGCTTCTGAGCCCTACCATAACATATGGTTCAACTGTTTCCCCCTCCATATCCTCCAGCCTGGTGCCTGAGGGGGGGTCCTGTTTCTCTCAGACCTGATCTGAGTGTAGAAAGGCCTTTGCTTTGTATAGCTTTTTATTTGTTTCTCAAACCAAATATACCTATATCATTAACCACTGCAAAAAGGGATTGGAAAGGCCTTAGAATACAACAGCGACGATTGTATTGACTATTGTGGCTGAAGCGATGTCTTTCGAGATGTATGATAGTTGGCCCTGGAGTGTAGCCATGTACAATATTCTGGTTTCCATTGTATACCAGAAGGTTCCTTGATAGGTCAATCAACCTTGAATACCATGACTATCATAACCATCTGTATACCTTACAAACATCGCTCCTTATTCTTTTGGACCCCCATTGTGATGTTATCTTGGGCAGACTTTTAACTACCATATTCAGTGTACCACCTTGAAGACTGAATCAAACCACAAACTGAGTATCTGCTGGAGGTCGGGACTGTAttatctgtggtgtgtgtgttcaaaATGATTGCAAGACTGTAGTCATGTAATGTAGCAATACTTACTGGTGCTGTTGGCCAATTTGTTACATTTGTATTAAAATTCAATGTTTTACCTACTCAAGACTTTTGTGTGCacttcagatgttactgtaagggggggcaggtagccgaGCGGttgagagcgttgggccagtaaccgaaaggccgTTGTCTTGAATCCATGAGCAGACTAAGTGAAAACTGTCGACGtaaaaggcacttaaccctaattgctcctgtaagtcactctggatagcAGAGTCTGCTAAATGTAAAGGTACTGTAGCTAAATATCTGCCGGGGGGAAAAAGTCACACTTTCAAAATCCAAATCTTTAATCTTTTACTGAAACAAGACCATTGGTCAAGTCTTGTATACCAATGTAGTCAAATTGGAAATCTGTTACAAATAAATCCTTTCAATAGAGCCCAAAAACCCTACTGAATAGTGCACCATCGCTTATCTTGTGCTACCATATAGCATGTGTGTTATATGCCCTGTTCTCTCAGCATGATATACGTACCCTGTGAGTTTCACTTATCAGGCTGGTAAATTACTCCAAAATGAGAACGATGATACATTTAAGTCAAAGAGCAAGAGCTGGTCATGGCATAACGTTCAGGAAAACATAACACAGGAATGAGGTAAGGGGCAACTGAATGCTGAACTAAAAAGGATGACATTTTTAAGGCATTGGATTCACCAGAGAGTACCAGTTACATATGATGTTAGTTATAGTTGAATAGTATGTATATTATGCAGGTTCTTCAATGGCTTATAAGTGGTAGAGCACACTGACTTAAAACCAGCACTAACAGGCCGCTGATTTTGCTTGAAGTTAACGTTCACTATAAATCAGACCTCCTCTCGATGCTGAGCAGTTCAACTTCAAAAATGAGAGTGGCACCACCTGTTGGAGAGACGTGGTAGTTACGAACAAAGAGAAGAAAGCACTTCACAATAAACACATGGTTACCTCAGAGACTGACTTGTAGAGAAAGCCCATGGGAGATGTAGAGAAATATCTGACATACCTGGGATCTTAGGAGGCGCTCCTCTGTCTCCATATCCTACAAAAGGAGTAATATAAATGGAGAGGTCAGAACAGTGGCTGGCAAAATGGACCTCAAGGCTTAGGACTTTTTATCTTTCATGATAATTTATTGGGTTTATATAATCTATGTGGATAATGCATGCTAGATTTAGTCATCAGTATAGGAAATATATAGGTGACCATTGGAACAGTGTGAAGTATCAGTGTGCAACCTCACCAAGCTCCGAGGGGATGACcagtttcctcttctctccctcacacaTTCTAATGAGAGTAAGTGGGATTGGTGAATTAAGAACTTCACATGCAAGAGTCAAAGGTCAATTTGTTGTTACAACTTATATCCAAAATCACATAATTCTATAGTTTTTACACTGTCTGCAAATGTAATACCTTCACAAGTCATCCAGTCACATGCATGAGCACACAAGTCCATAGGGGCAAAGAAAAAGTGTAAATAAAAACAGGCACCAACCCGAGCAGGCCCTGGTCCCAGCCTTTGATGACTTGTCCGGTTCCCAGAGTAAAGGTGAAGGGCTGGTTCCTTGGAATGCTGCTGTCAAACTCTGTTCCATCCTCCAGCTTTCCCTGCAAACAAACACAGTTATTGACTAAACACACTGTCATTTGTTCAAATGTGTCAATTTCTGCATCTCCATTATATTGGGATGACATTCATTGAATGAGCATTAGATGGAAATAGATATATTGCTTTTCATTCAATGTCCAAAAGCAGACGCATCCTCCTTATTACTCACAGTGTAGTGCATGTTCAGCACATCCCCTTTACGGGACTTGATGGGGCAGTTGTCAACTCTTTTCTTGATGCCAATTTGGAGCTTCTTTTTGTCGCCACCGCGAACTGCCGGGGCCAAGGACAACAGAGTGACCACAAACAGCAGACACAGCCTCATATCTGGGGAACACGTGAAAGACTTAATGAACGACAAAAGTAAACACAAATCTCATAGGTCGCGTTCCCCTAGCCTTGTTCGGGAACATCCTGATCTCGTGAGCTTCCATTGTTTCGCTGTATCCGTGTAGCGAAACCAAATGTAAGCTTGCGATATCAGGATGGTTCATACGAGGCTGCTCAGACCTTCCctacatcaaccaatggttgcgtgccaCGTCAAACTGTGCCGTCGGGCATCAGACTGCTataatggtgctttcaagactgGGAACTTGGAGATAAAATAAAACTAGGTCAAATCATGAGCCAGTGATCTTCTGGTCAGAAAGTCAGAGCTCTATAAAGATGCCAGAGTTTCCGTCATGGAATTCCGAGTTCAAAACCGTTTTTTCTAGTTATAATTTCCTAGTTATTTTGAGCGAGGCGTAACATGTGGGTCACGTAAGGAAAGCAGTTTGGGTATTTGCTTGTCAAAAAGGAtgcacgtcaaataacactatttgatgcgTCAAATATCACAGTTCTATTATATAAtgtgtgttctgaatttgcacGTGTAAGCCAGGCGCCACCACTGCTATCAGTAGCCCTGTCAAAGCGGCACAAAAAAAGAATTCTCCAAACAATGTGCAAACACCAGCCACGaacaatgtgtttacaatacagcgttggtaataaagctttatttgttcgaccgcaacttctggggtacctagctagcaccaatacaaccaaccTGAAAACAATGATCAGTAAaacctgcagtcattttcattattcttagcaatgatttaggaatcattgtgagtaagtattagctaggtagccacttgttggtcgcctattgaaattgaacttcagttcatgaaaataaatagcctGCCCGCTACTTAACCGTTGCCCAAAGGTAACGTTATTGGCAGCCAGCTACCTTAATCTGGCTGGTGTgaaagctagccacaataaggattaggcacaatggtggaatttgcggtttgccttcaaactaaaagtacctctttgaaagtgatgcagaaggttacaattgttggaatcatgccatatttagactagataatgttaagcaaggttggaatgtgaagcaatgaaatggggtatcagtctacttggtgacacccacagaacacaactgtgaagagtttatGCAAATCTTAGTGGTGTAGCTCTTATCACGTGACTGtgtgaaatcacctccccagtcagcctattgtgtgtattgacattcatattgcactgtacagaTTTACCTAAGTATTGGGGATCAATAAAATGaaggtatcagtctactcaatgCCCAAGATATTTTTTTTCTCCCAACGTCCTCCTCAGAGTTAtcagactccaaaacatccacgcagtattgtttttcctctggaatagtgttcaatacacataggttgacaataaatgtggctcaattcacaGTTGTTTCAGAGTCTCGCAATGTTGTATGTAtttgatccacaatccataggtaaggctgtacagtgaaacaAGTACGCCtccaatgcaattctaaagtataatatatccagtgtgatttcaacatatttttgtcaaattaacaaattgtcttttgttgattttaaataacattccaaccttagatgggtccgaccaccattaaacAAATAAGAACTGTCCTATAAATTAAGGTTATTTTAGATCATGTTAGCTAGCCATCTATAGCTACGGAAACAGATTATGTCGTTTTGCAcagtttttggggaagaacatttttGCATCTGTGAGCTAGCCAGCTTTTTTTATGAACAGTACTGTAGGTGAGCGAGACAACTTTGCCAGCgtcatagcatacgtatcgatgaatcgttgtgacaaaTGAAATactagtgatagtgtaatcacagtgtaataactacgtaaaaaaatgtatgaataggttaaattattatgtgacatgCAGTCATATTCTGGTCCTAACACGTCACATAGTGTGATTTGACATGTATATTTTTTGACACGCAatgacccaaacggcgttccatagtcaCGTCCCCTGCTCAGACGTTGTATGCTTAGACCAATGGGTGCCTAACACCCAATCGACAGTGTCATCGACTGACAGATTTCTATAATATGTGGTTCGTTGATACATACATATCCATGCGTTGTAAGATCTGGCAGGTGTTTCTAGACCTCCAACTTTACGAGAAGATCACGTCATGATTTGACGTTTTTTTTCTCGACACCTCTGTTGTCTTGAAAGTACCAAAGGATTGTTATACTTCATCATCAATGGGCACATGCTTATAGCAATAATACAATGGAAGCTTTTTGATAGGCCTATAGCTCCAACAAGTTGGGCAAGTTGTATTACTTGTCATTATCGAAACACAAAAATGTTTAATACAGCTAACTATGGCCCACAATTGTGCCGAGTTAACAGATAAGTTAGCAagataactagctaacgttatcgGTTGTGGCAATTGCTTTAGCTACCCTAATACATGTATTTAGCCATGCGTTTCGCTCATAAATATTCCTAACCAATTTCAGATCAAAAAGCTAGTTTACGTATCAGTAATGTCTCCAAGAAGCTTACCCGCGTTTTAACGGAATTACACACAGAAGAAAGTCGGTGTGCTTCAAAAATTTCGGAAGAGGAAATGGAACGATTGAATGGGAATGTCGCGATATGTCTACGCATTGATTTTCTCTCCTGCTATTGGTTCGTTCTCATAGAGCCTGCTGGCAGAGAAAATAGTAGATTCTGAACGTTCCCCCAGGTGGTGCCAAAGTGCCGTTAAAGTTGGAATGGAAAGCAGACTGCCACATATATTGTATCTACAGTGTATTAATAAAGACAGGAACCCAAATGAATGatcatttcacacacacacttctcgcACACGCAAACACCAACACAGGCAATGTAGCTATGCAGGAATGTTTATGATCTAAAGCAACATATTGATTGAAAGTCCTCTTGCACACTTTTCCCCTTAGAGATGAGCCCTCAGTTACACCGTAATTACTGCATTCGTTTCCAGTAAGGTTTTCCATTAGGGTTCATATGACTCAGacgtgtgtgagagaaagagagagagagaagagagcaagagATGAAAGGAACAGAGAGGTGAAGAAACCATTATAAAAGGTTGTTGTTGC
This window contains:
- the LOC115135652 gene encoding protein phosphatase 1 regulatory subunit 14B-like; its protein translation is MATLTSQDSTAQARVYFQTPPGTEDTEVVQKQGRVTVKYDRKELRKRLNLEEWIIEQLTDLYDCEEEEIPELEIDVDELLDMPTDGDRASRVKVLLVDCYKPTDAFVMALLEKVSGLQKLSTPPKKNEKSPP
- the LOC115135651 gene encoding peptidyl-prolyl cis-trans isomerase FKBP2-like, encoding MRLCLLFVVTLLSLAPAVRGGDKKKLQIGIKKRVDNCPIKSRKGDVLNMHYTGKLEDGTEFDSSIPRNQPFTFTLGTGQVIKGWDQGLLGMCEGEKRKLVIPSELGYGDRGAPPKIPGGATLIFEVELLSIERRSDL